A region from the Fusarium graminearum PH-1 chromosome 4, whole genome shotgun sequence genome encodes:
- a CDS encoding cystathionine beta-synthase — protein sequence MASQVPHVLPRAATVHSATELIGNTPLVRLNKIPQSLGIECDVYVKPELFSAGGSVKDRIALRMIEEAEKSGRIKPGDTLIEPTSGNTGIGLALVGAIKGYKTIITLPEKMSAEKVSVLRALGATIIRTPTQAAWDAPESHIGVARRLEKELPNAHILDQYSNKDNPNAHEFGTAQEIWEQTGGKITALVAGAGTGGTITGIARGLKKHNQDIKVIAADPHGSILALPELLNQEHINEGYKVEGIGYDFIPDVLDQHIVDKWYKTDDRESFHLARRLISEEGLLVGGSSGSAMAAMLLAVKEYGFKKGDVVVVVLPDSIRSYLSKFADDDWLAANNLLPVNGVESTVNGNGDKKNSDPYEGATIAALRLKPVTSVGATSTCSEAIETMRDKGFDQLPVLSASGTKLVGLVTLGNLLSYISSGRATGQSSVSDVMFDFARLDEIVTDPREFASPINPGKRRQFVEITKDTPLTTLSKFFEWNSAAVVTEKSGDSKSLSKPIAVVTKVDLLTWMINKKL from the exons ATGGCGTCTCAGGTTCCTCACGTCTTGCCTCGCGCTGCTACAGTCCATTCCGCGACTGAACTTATCGGCAACACCCCTCTTGTCCGACTCAACAAGATCCCCCAGTCGCTGGGTATCGAGTGCGATGTCTACGTCAAGCCAGAGCTCTTCAGCGCTGGTGGTAGCGTCAAGGATAGAATCGCTCTGCGCATGATcgaagaggccgagaagagCGGCCGCATCAAGCCTGGTGATACTTTGATCGAGCCCACCAGTGGAAACAC TGGTATTGGTTTGGCTCTCGTCGGTGCCATCAAGGGCTACAAGACCATCATCACCCTCCCTGAAAAGATGTCGGCCGAAAAGGTTTCCGTCCTCCGTGCCCTTGGCGCCACCATCATCCGTACCCCTACACAGGCTGCTTGGGACGCCCCCGAGTCTCACATCGGTGTTGCTCGACGTCTCGAAAAGGAGCTTCCCAACGCCCACATCCTCGACCAGTACAGCAACAAGGACAACCCCAACGCCCATGAGTTCGGTACCGCCCAGGAGATCTGGGAGCAGACTGGTGGTAAAATCACTGCTCTCGTTGCTGGCGCTGGTACTGGTGGTACCATCACTGGTATTGCTCGCGGtctcaagaagcacaacCAGGACATCAAGGTTATCGCTGCCGATCCCCATGGCAGTATCCTTGCTCTGCCTGAGCTCCTGAACCAAGAGCACATCAACGAAGGTTACAAGGTGGAGGGTATTGGATACGACTTTATCCCCGATGTCCTCGACCAGCACATCGTCGACAAGTGGTACAAGACCGATGACCGAGAGTCCTTCCACCTTGCTCGCCGACTCATTTCCGAGGAGGGTCTTCTCGTCGGTGGCAGCTCTGGTTCCGCCATGGCTGCTATGCTTCTCGCCGTCAAGGAGTACGGTTTCAAGAAGGGTgatgtcgtcgttgttgtcCTGCCCGACAGCATCCGAAGCTACCTCTCCAAGTTTGCCGATGACGACTGGCTCGCCGCCAACAACCTCCTCCCCGTCAACGGAGTCGAGTCCACcgtcaacggcaacggcgacaagaagaactcTGACCCCTACGAGGGCGCCACCATTGCTGCTCTGCGCCTCAAGCCCGTCACATCCGTCGGTGCCACCTCCACCTGCTCCGAGGCCATCGAGACCATGCGCGACAAGGGTTTCGACCAGCTCCCCGTCCTCTCCGCCAGCGGAACCAAGCTCGTCGGTCTTGTTACCCTCGGTAACCTCCTGAGCTACATCTCCAGCGGCCGCGCCACGGGCCAGAGCTCCGTGTCAGACGTCATGTTCGATTTCGCCCGTCTCGACGAGATCGTCACTGACCCCCGCGAGTTCGCCTCCCCCATCAACCCCGGCAAGCGCAGGCAGTTTGTCGAGATCACAAAGGACACACCCCTCACCACCCTCAGCAAGTTCTTCGAGTGGAACAGTGCTGCTGTTGTAACCGAAAAGTCGGGCGACTCCAAGTCTCTGTCCAAGCCCATTGCTGTCGTCACAAAGGTTGACCTCCTCACATGgatgatcaacaagaagttgtag
- a CDS encoding palmitoyltransferase AKR1 encodes MSGKANAATPKLNSEVEMGSLPGDAQTQEDDIMQVARVGDVPAMEKLFESGEYDATYHDDEGITPLHWAAINNQYAMCKFLIEHGAEINRKGGESIATPLQWAAQRCHYYTVNLLLQHGADPLVTDAQGYNTLHISTFNGNVLLLVLLLHQGIPVDVIDTFGHTALMWAAYKGFPQCVDLFLRWGASVHATDEQGFTALHWALVKGSPGCILKLIEYGADRFAKTQTGKTPSVTAKELNTEVAWHRALTECGFDEDGHPAVPPWPGASYFLKDKRSFVTRFLFFWPFVLVWAMLVAMSSAPVYIGVPLGIAAVYAIQWVAQQVLEYAPSDMRHFHKTPWLTGIFAATLFWTGVNWLTTVLFATTLGAPEGKGHGILNFLFALFFGFTVYFYIASMRYDPGFVPKMNGIAEQKAVIDELLAQWKYDETNFCVTCMIQTPLRSKHCRRCQRCVAKHDHHCPWVYNCVGINNHRHFFFYLISLTMGIVSYDFLLYYYFDTVSKNASETCNVLSPTLCKYINADSYTSILAIWITMQLLWVTMLLFTQFIQVARAMTTYENMFGIRDGTNITALTSTGAPLDPNHPSLSATGPAAAHSHKHKGGMLKSLSRTLGVDPFIETITGRGAVSGKNKRKKKNPYSKGCITNCKDFWCDPAPIFGQRENGSAVLGGERVDYSAMYESPSLMTITGRRDRGGYEAVGTEDVV; translated from the exons ATGTCGGGAAAGGCCAATGCTGCTACgcccaagctcaacagcGAGGTTGAGATGGGCAGTCTGCCAGGAGATGCCCAGACCCAAGAGGACGATATCATGCAGGTGGCCCGCGTAGGAGACGTACCGGCCATGGAGAAGCTCTTCGAGTCGGGCGAGTACGATGCGACCtaccatgatgacgagggtATCACGCCCTTACAT TGGGCTGCGATTAACAATCAATATGCAATGTGCAAATTCTTGATCGAACACGGCGCCGAAATCAACAGAAAAGGCGGCGAATCCATCGCAACTCCTCTTCAATGGGCAGCCCAGCGATGCCATTACTATACCGTCAATCTGCTTCTCCAGCACGGCGCCGACCCCCTCGTCACCGATGCCCAAGGCTACAACACCCTCCACATCTCGACATTCAACGGCAACGTCCTTCTCCTGGTTCTACTCTTGCACCAGGGAATTCCCGTTGATGTCATCGACACCTTTGGCCACACGGCGCTGATGTGGGCTGCTTACAAGGGCTTTCCCCAATGCGTCGATCTCTTCCTCCGCTGGGGCGCAAGCGTCCACGCGACCGACGAACAAGGCTTCACCGCGCTGCATTGGGCTTTGGTTAAAGGAAGTCCTGGGTGCATCCTCAAACTTATCGAATACGGTGCCGACCGATTTGCAAAGACACAGACGGGCAAGACTCCTTCTGTGACGGCAAAGGAGCTCAACACCGAAGTCGCCTGGCACAGAGCCCTGACGGAATGCGGTTTCGACGAGGATGGTCACCCCGCGGTgcctccttggcctggtGCTAGCTACTTCTTGAAGGACAAGAGGAGTTTTGTTACTAggtttttgttcttttggcCTTTTGTTTTGGTATGGGCTATGCTCGTCGCTATGTCGAGTGCGCCCGTGTATATTGGTGTGCCACTTGGAATCGCCGCCGTTTATGCTATTCAGTGGGTTGCTCAGCAAGTGTTGGAGTATGCGCCTTCAGACATGCGACATTTCCACAAGACA CCTTGGTTAACTGGCATCTTTGCCGCTACACTTTTCTGGACTGGTGTCAATTGGTTGACGACAGTCCTCTTTGCGACAACACTCGGCGCACCCGAAGGCAAAGGCCACGGCATACTCAACTTCCTTTTTGCCCTCTTTTTCGGCTTTACAGTGTACTTCTACATTGCAAGCATGAGATACGACCCCGGTTTTGTTCCCAAAATGAACGGCATTGCTGAGCAAAAGGCTGTTATTGATGAGCTCCTTGCTCAGTGGAAATACGACGAGACCAACTTTTGTGTTACTTGCATGATTCAGACGCCTCTTCGAAGCAAGCATTGTCGTCGCTGCCAGCGATGCGTTGCCAAACATGACCA TCACTGCCCATGGGTCTACAACTGTGTTGGTATCAACAATCATCGACACTTTTTCTTCTACCTCATTTCACTTACCATGGGTATCGTCTCGTATGACTTCCTGTTGTACTACT ACTTTGACACTGTCAGCAAGAATGCTTCAGAAACTTGCAATGTCCTCAGCCCTACTCTTTGCAAGTACATCAACGCCGACTCATACACTTCGATCCTGGCTATCTGGATCACTATGCAACTGCTTTGGGTCACCATGCTTTTGTTCACTCAATTCATCCAGGTTGCCCGGGCCATGACTACGTATGAGAACATGTTTGGCATCCGCGATGGTACCAACATCACCGCTCTCACATCTACTGGCGCGCCTCTCGACCCCAACCACCCGTCTCTATCTGCTACAGGGCCCGCTGCTGCTCACTCTCACAAGCACAAGGGTGGCATGCTCAAGTCACTGAGCCGTACTCTTGGTGTGGATCCATTCATCGAGACCATCACCGGACGTGGTGCCGTATCTGGCAAGAACAaacgcaagaagaagaaccccTACAGCAAGGGCTGCATCACCAACTGCAAAGATTTTTGGTGCGATCCCGCCCCTATCTTTGGACAGCGAGAGAACGGATCTGCAGTGCTTGGTGGCGAGAGAGTCGATTACAGTGCCATGTACGAGAGTCCAAGCTTAATGACAATCACGGGTCGACGAGATCGCGGAGGTTACGAGGCAGTAGGAACAGAAGACGTTGTCTAG